Below is a window of Acidobacteriota bacterium DNA.
GTATTTTGAATCAACTCCCACGGTTGCTGGGGCCCGATTTTGCGCCGGCAATGGTTGATTGTCAGGCGCCAGCCGTGCGGGAAAGCGCCAACGCATTGCTCCGGTATATTTCAGAGGCGATGAGCGAAGCGTTGCAACGCCGCCGAATTCTGATTGACCCGCTTTCGGTTGAAGCGCTGAAAAGCGAACCGTTCGGGTTTTTTGAGAAATGGTTGACCAACGTTGAGAAAGCCCTCCCCGAACAAATGCGGGTGCTCCTGTGTCTGGATGAATATGAACGGCTACAAACGGCGCTTGATGCCGGATGGGGTGCGGACGTGCTTGATTTGCTCCGAAATACCTTTCAGCATCGGCGGCGCATCGCGATGATGTTTACCGGAGCGCATCGTTTTGCCGAACTTGGTCCCGCCTGGACGGATCGGTTTATCAGTGCGCGAAATATCCGCGTGAGCTTTCTCAAACCTGACGAAGTTGTACCGCTTCTGACCAAACCAATTCCTGATTTTGATATGACATATGCCGATGGAGCGCTTGAAGGCATTATTTCAGCGACGAACGGACAGCCTTTTCTCATTCAAGGAATCGGCTTTGAACTGGTGCAGTTTATGAACGAAGGCAAACGGAAACAGGCGACTATCGCCGATGTCGAAGAAGCCATTTCACGCACGCTTTCGAGCGGCGATGCCTACTTTTTCAATGTCTGGAGTGATGCAGGCGAAGACGGACAGGCAATTTTGCAGGCAATCGCGACCAGTTCACCGGTTCCAAATTTCCCGAAAGCCATGCGCTGGCTCAAAGACCACGACGTTTTGACCACCGAAGGGCGCTTCGCCGTGCCAATAGTCGAACGGTGGGTTAAGACCATTTAGGGTTCAGGGTTCAGGGTTCAGGGTTCAGGGAAATCCAGTTTTTCCAATCAACTCCCGATGTGGTTTTTCGATTTGCACCTCGAAGAGTTGCCGTTCGGATGCTCAAATCTGCTTTTGAAACCACACCTGTTCATGTGATGAAATGGATTTCACTTCTTCACGGCCTTCCAGCAACAGGTAAAGGCTGGCTCACCGCGACTCAACAGAAAGCTCCAGCCGTGGTTGCCGGGCGCAAGTGTGAATTCATGTTCCACGCCGGCATCGGTCAGAATCTGATTCAGGAGCTTGTTGCCGACGTCAAATCCGTAGCGGTCTTCGCTTCCCACATCAAAATAAATTTTCAGTTTTTTGAGCTTCGCGGCATTGGTTTTGGCCAGGTAGAGCGGATTGTTTTCCTGGAAAAATGAGGTATCCGGCGGGTTACCATAGAGTTCGGTGGCGATTTTGTAGCGGTACTGACCACGCATATCCGACACCGAAGCTGGTGGTTTTGGCGATTCTTCAAAAAGCGCCGCGCAGTGGGTTACGACGCCGGAAAAGAGTTCCGGGTGCTTGAAGGCAATCAGGAGCGCCCCGTAGCCGCCCATTGAAATCCCTTCGATCAAACGATGCTCAGGTTTGGCAATCGTCCGAAAACTCTTATCAACAAAGGGGATAAAGTCTTTTACAATCGCGTCTTCATACCGTACGCCGCTTTTGCTGTTGATGTAAAAGCTGTTTTCGCCATACGGCATGGCGACGATGTATTCGCCCACCTTGCCGGCGGTGCGCAATTCCTGCAACTTGGCTTCAATCCCACGACCTTCCCAATCCCGCTCTGAGTTAAACAACCCATGCAGAAAAATCACCACTGGATAGCGGCGTGATTTGTCCTGGTCATACGAAGCCGGTAACGAAACGGCGTAGTTGACGGCTCGACCAAGGCTGGCCGACTGAAAGGTGGCATATTCAACCCGGCCACGGGCGGCAGAAGGTTTTGTTTCTCCGCCCGGCGCCGGCCCAACCGCAGGTGCTTGTTGGCCGGTTACGGCACAGGTGGAGCAAAAAACAACGGCGCAAACCATTGAAAAGACAGAGAAAATCGGCTGCCAGACAAACAACTTCATTCAGGTGTTTCTCCTTAATACAGATATGAATAACGTGGAGAGATGCGGATGTGAAGCGATCTTGAGAGAACGAAGATTTTTCCAAAGTTGCCCAAATTTTGATTGAACTGGACCGCGAAAGTCCAACCGCTTTCACTGGTCCTCAGACTTGCCTGAGCGTTCAAAATATCGAGCCTTCCAAAAACAAGGCATTTTGGGAATCAGGCGCTCTGGGGTTTTGACCCAGGTTGACTGAAAGTTGAGCGAACCCTCAAGCCAAGTGCTGCAAATGCTTTTACTTATCCACGCTGAAAAGGACTCTGTCCTTGACACTCCTACCCCGCTATGCTATCAACGCTCTTCTTTTTAGGACCCGTTTCATCCCTCATACTTTTCCGTCTCTAAAGGTTGAACCTCATTCGCTATGATAGACGCATGCCTATTACCTCAACTTCTGCTTTTCGCCGAATTGTTGAGCGTTGACTATTCTCTCGTCGTTATCATCGTCCTTTTCATTGTTTTAGCGGTTCTGCTCAACAGCCTGATCTTCAATCCGATCCTGAAAGTGCTCGAAGAGCGGGAACGCCTGACCAGCGGTTCCATCAGCGGTGCCCGGCACCTGCTCGAAGAATACGACCGCCGGCTCAAAGACTATGAATCGGCACTTAAAGATGCGCGCCTTGTGGCCTATGAACAGATGGAAAAACATCGTTCAGCCGCAATGAAGGAACGCACTGATATGCTTAACACCGTGCGTGCCGAAACCACGGCTGACATTGCCAAGGCCAAGAGTGAAATCGAAGCTCAGGTCAAGAAAGCCCGCACGGCACTTGAAAAAGATGCCTCGGTGATGGCCGCCACGATTTCGACCTCAATTCTTGGTCGTCAAGTTGGAGGTCCACGATGATGTTTCCTCTCTTAACCAGCCTGTTCGCCTCAATCGAACTCCTCTCCTCAATGCCGCTTGGCTATCGCTTTATCAACTTTGCCATTTTTGCGATTGCACTTGGGGCGGTTCTCTATAAACCACTCACGCAGGGGTTGCAGGCCCGCGCCAATTCAATCGAGGAAGAACTTCAGCGAGCTGGAAAAGAAATCGCTGCCGCCGAAGCCAAAATGAAAGAGTTAGATACCCGTATCAGCCGACTTGATGACGAAATCAACAACATCAAGCAGCAAGCTGAACGCGATGCCAAAGCTGAGCGCGAACGAATTGCACAAACCACCAAAGAAGATGCCGAACGGTTGCGCGCGATGGCCCGCCTTGAAATTGAAGGTGCGATGAAAGCGGCCCGGACTGAACTCCGGGCATTTACCGCCTCGCAGGCAGTCGAAATGGCAGAAGCAATCATCCGGCGTGAGTTGAAAGACGCTGACCGCGATCAACTGGTTACTCGCTATGTTGACCGCATGGAGCGGGTGAACTGATTGGGGGCTTGGGCGATTGAAGGGATGAGGGATGAGGGATGAAATAAAACCAATTCTTCAGCCCAATGTCTTCAGCCCTGAGCCCTGAGCCCGATGTCTTCAGCCCGAGAAAAAGGTCTTCATTTCCACGAACTGAGTTATTTATGAGCATTACCGCCCTTGCCAATCGTTATGCCCGTGCTTTGGTTGATGTGACTGCGGCCAAAGGCGAAATGAAAGAAGTGTTTACTGAGATCAGCGCGTTTCAGACCCTGGTCGCCACCCACGCCGAACTCCACGAAGTCGTGGTCAATCCAACAATTCCCCAAAACCAGAAAGAAGTGCTGCTGGTCACGCTGACCACCCGCATGAAGCTGCGCCCGACAACGGTGAATTTCCTGAGTCTACTGCTGCGCAATCAGCGTCTGGCCTATTTAGGTGAAATTGTGGAGGCATTACGACGCGAAATTGACATTCGGACCAATGTGGTCGCCGCCGATGTCACCACCGCTGGCGCCCTGGCTGAAACCCAAAAAGTCACGATTGAAAAACGCCTCCAGCAAGTCACCGGAAAAGCCGTTCGGATCAACTACACGGTGGATCCAACGATTATCGGAGGTGTGGTCTCACGGATTGGAAGCCGCATTTATGACGGCTCAATTCGCAATCAGTTAGACAGCTATCGCACAGCTCTGAGCCAAAACTAGAGAATGAAGAATGTGGTTAGTGGTTAGTTTTTAGTGCCTGGTTCTTGGTTCTTCTTCGAAAGTATTGATTTCTAATCACTAATCACTAATCACTAAAAGGGTTCTTCATTCTTAAGCTGGTGCATGTGTTGATCTGAGTTGGGTTTCACACAGGGGATTGTGTTTGGATAGAGCGATTTTCTTTTCCACGCATTCATTTTTTCAGGGGATTCCCCTCATCCTCACCTCCAGACACTCTTTTGGTGAGCACCACTCATCGCCAATGCCCGGTAAAACGATGTTAGTTTTTTTGAATTGAATTATTTGCGGGATTTCCCTGACAGGAAGAAACTATGGAACCAATTAAAGCGGACGAAATTAGCCAGATAATTCGCCAACAGATTGAAAACTTCCAGGTGGGAGTAACGGTTTCTGAGGTTGGCACGATCATCAAAGTCGGTGACGGAATCGCTGAAATCCACGGCCTGGAGCGCGCCATGGCCGGCGAATTGCTCGATTTACCCAACAACGTAAAAGGCATTGCCCTCAACCTTGAAGAAGACAAGGTCGGGGCGGTGTTGTTTGGTGATTACTACACGATTAAACAGGGCGACCTGGTCAAGCGCACCGGACGCATCATGTCAGTCCCGGTCGGTGACGCCATGATCGGTCGGGTGGTCAACGCCCTTGGCGAACCAATTGATGGTCGCGGCCCGATTGCCAATGACGGGTTTAACCCCATTGAGCGCATCGCCCCTGGGATCGTGGACCGCAAAGGGGTGAAAGAGCCAATGCAGACCGGTCTCAAAGCCATTGACTCGCTGGTGCCGATTGGTCGCGGACAACGCGAACTCATCATCGGTGACCGCCAGACCGGAAAAACCGCCGTCGGGCTTGATACCATTATCAACTCCAAAGGCAAAAATCTGATCTGCGTCTACATCGCCATCGGTCAGAAAAAATCAACTGTGGCCCAGGTGGTGAAAAAGCTCGAAGAGCACGACGCAATGTCATACACCGTCATTGTGTCAGCCGGCGCTTCGGACCCGGCGGCCATGCAGTACATTGCGCCGTACTCGGGCTGTGCCATCGGGGAATACTTTATGGATCGCGGCAAACACGTGCTGTGCATCTATGACGATCTTTCAAAACACGCCGTCGCGTATCGCGAAATCTCCCTGTTGCTGCGCCGTCCGCCCGGACGTGAAGCCTATCCTGGGGACGTGTTTTACCTGCACTCACGCCTGCTGGAG
It encodes the following:
- the atpA gene encoding F0F1 ATP synthase subunit alpha; the protein is MEPIKADEISQIIRQQIENFQVGVTVSEVGTIIKVGDGIAEIHGLERAMAGELLDLPNNVKGIALNLEEDKVGAVLFGDYYTIKQGDLVKRTGRIMSVPVGDAMIGRVVNALGEPIDGRGPIANDGFNPIERIAPGIVDRKGVKEPMQTGLKAIDSLVPIGRGQRELIIGDRQTGKTAVGLDTIINSKGKNLICVYIAIGQKKSTVAQVVKKLEEHDAMSYTVIVSAGASDPAAMQYIAPYSGCAIGEYFMDRGKHVLCIYDDLSKHAVAYREISLLLRRPPGREAYPGDVFYLHSRLLERAAKYSDEKGGGSLTALPIIETQAGDISAYIPTNVISITDGQIFLEADLFNAGVRPAINVGLSVSRVGGNAQIKAMKQVAGTLRLELAQYRELAAFAQFGSDLDKATQQQLARGQRLTEILKQPQYVPMPVEKQVFLVWAATGGHVDEIPVAELRRFETELMSFLDNSKSSLLKKILDKKELTGEIKDEMKAAIDEFKKTFTVRGQAAKA
- a CDS encoding ATP synthase F0 subunit B; protein product: MMFPLLTSLFASIELLSSMPLGYRFINFAIFAIALGAVLYKPLTQGLQARANSIEEELQRAGKEIAAAEAKMKELDTRISRLDDEINNIKQQAERDAKAERERIAQTTKEDAERLRAMARLEIEGAMKAARTELRAFTASQAVEMAEAIIRRELKDADRDQLVTRYVDRMERVN
- a CDS encoding ATP synthase F0 subunit B, which produces MIDACLLPQLLLFAELLSVDYSLVVIIVLFIVLAVLLNSLIFNPILKVLEERERLTSGSISGARHLLEEYDRRLKDYESALKDARLVAYEQMEKHRSAAMKERTDMLNTVRAETTADIAKAKSEIEAQVKKARTALEKDASVMAATISTSILGRQVGGPR
- the atpH gene encoding ATP synthase F1 subunit delta, which gives rise to MSITALANRYARALVDVTAAKGEMKEVFTEISAFQTLVATHAELHEVVVNPTIPQNQKEVLLVTLTTRMKLRPTTVNFLSLLLRNQRLAYLGEIVEALRREIDIRTNVVAADVTTAGALAETQKVTIEKRLQQVTGKAVRINYTVDPTIIGGVVSRIGSRIYDGSIRNQLDSYRTALSQN